The following proteins are co-located in the Dyadobacter chenwenxiniae genome:
- a CDS encoding RNA polymerase sigma factor produces the protein MENDLLLWQKFKNGDRAVFESMIREHYRALFDYGKKLIANHEALTDCIHDVFTTLWDRREFLGATDQIKPYLLKSLRNRIFKEKQRSNVFIPLENGDALFLNEEDIESRIISSEHTDETKKQIGYVLHTLTPRQQEIIYLKFYENLTNDQIATVLGITRPAVANLLHITLKLFREKWETLLHTILLFILSI, from the coding sequence ATGGAAAATGATTTGCTTCTCTGGCAAAAATTCAAAAATGGCGACCGGGCTGTGTTTGAATCCATGATCAGGGAACATTATCGCGCATTGTTTGATTACGGGAAAAAGCTGATCGCCAATCACGAGGCGCTCACGGATTGCATACACGATGTCTTCACCACACTTTGGGACCGCCGCGAATTTCTGGGAGCGACGGACCAGATCAAGCCCTACTTGCTGAAAAGCCTGCGTAACCGGATTTTCAAGGAAAAGCAGCGCAGCAATGTATTTATCCCGTTGGAAAACGGCGATGCACTTTTTCTGAATGAAGAAGACATTGAATCCAGGATCATTTCATCCGAGCATACCGACGAAACCAAGAAACAAATTGGTTATGTGCTGCACACATTAACGCCGCGGCAACAGGAGATCATTTACCTCAAATTTTACGAAAACCTCACAAACGATCAGATCGCAACTGTGCTGGGGATCACCCGACCGGCGGTAGCCAATTTACTGCACATTACACTCAAGCTCTTCCGCGAGAAGTGGGAGACTTTGCTGCACACCATCCTTTTGTTCATTTTATCGATCTGA
- a CDS encoding ScyD/ScyE family protein, with translation MKSARLLGLAFFVFASALSCTDHAPDPVEFQSAEFSKGTLLAPIAITKGDNNTLWVTEQGSATDQGDTHDGAVSMIGADGTVHRAITGFLSKSSVEKMPSGLTHLLYKDGMLYILHGVEGRLYKANVSAWKPGDAPLKAMDLSYEDLGSFVKAQFPDPATAESNLYNLAWGPGGDLFITDAAGNMIIRRKSDGSKSVFATFPDFDNPKKPVGGPTVDFVPTGIAWDGSKFFVTSLTGFPFNAGLAEIKTVDQMGSVSDYKKGFTTLVDVVLTDSNKPLVLHFSDFSPSFIFEQNKGTVNSEDGGVVLAGLNMPTDIEKVYTNTYYVVSLGNSKVYKLTY, from the coding sequence ATGAAATCTGCTCGTTTACTTGGCCTCGCCTTTTTTGTTTTCGCCTCTGCCCTAAGCTGTACGGACCACGCTCCGGACCCCGTCGAATTCCAGTCTGCCGAATTTTCAAAAGGCACCCTGCTAGCTCCGATTGCCATTACTAAAGGCGACAACAACACGCTTTGGGTGACGGAGCAAGGCAGCGCAACAGACCAGGGCGACACCCACGACGGCGCCGTTTCAATGATCGGCGCGGACGGCACGGTGCATCGCGCCATCACAGGATTTTTATCTAAAAGCAGTGTAGAAAAAATGCCTAGCGGACTAACGCACCTTTTGTATAAAGACGGGATGCTCTACATTCTTCATGGCGTAGAAGGCAGGCTTTATAAGGCCAATGTTTCGGCGTGGAAACCTGGCGACGCTCCGTTGAAAGCCATGGATCTGAGTTACGAAGATTTAGGTTCATTTGTAAAAGCACAATTCCCTGATCCGGCCACGGCGGAATCTAACCTTTACAATCTGGCCTGGGGGCCAGGCGGTGACCTTTTCATCACGGATGCGGCTGGTAACATGATCATCCGCAGAAAAAGCGATGGTTCAAAAAGTGTTTTTGCCACTTTCCCTGATTTCGACAATCCTAAAAAACCGGTGGGCGGCCCGACTGTTGATTTCGTTCCAACGGGAATTGCGTGGGATGGCAGCAAATTCTTTGTTACTTCCCTGACCGGCTTTCCCTTTAACGCAGGACTGGCTGAAATCAAGACGGTGGATCAGATGGGCAGCGTCTCCGACTATAAGAAAGGATTTACTACACTTGTTGATGTTGTACTTACAGACAGCAATAAACCTTTGGTATTGCATTTCTCGGATTTTTCCCCCTCGTTCATTTTCGAACAAAATAAAGGAACCGTCAATAGTGAAGACGGGGGCGTCGTTCTGGCAGGCCTGAATATGCCCACCGACATTGAAAAGGTTTATACCAACACTTATTACGTGGTTTCGCTGGGGAACAGCAAAGTGT